In Fibrobacter sp. UWB2, the following are encoded in one genomic region:
- a CDS encoding SGNH/GDSL hydrolase family protein, whose translation MPEKFSKWVACWGNATSITDRKEATYAKDLTLRYPIRACFSGSKLRFHFSNLTGTNSVQISEAYVAKSVQSLDAAQSSATSANTQAYSPRAITFGGQTSATIPAGEEILSDEIPFDVTAGESFDVSLYFADFTQMNAGTAITGPLSGGKYSYGNFAKSATLPDDLTRKTNWIYFLNTIDIFTEEKNFALVCFGDSITAQDWPDYLTLRCAREGFNNVAIIRRAVSGTRILREYSCITYAAYGLKGATRFPIEMNVAGARTVIVQHGINDIIHPVGVEVNKFRPWSDMPTADDLINGVRSLYITHARKLGLKIYSGTLLPIYGWRTYNENRDIIRTAFNEWLRTAPDFDGCVDFDKAVRGHDDPKAFAAGFDSGDHLHPSAKAYEAMAECVPEELLK comes from the coding sequence ATGCCAGAAAAATTTTCAAAATGGGTCGCATGCTGGGGCAACGCCACATCCATCACCGATCGCAAAGAAGCTACTTACGCTAAAGACTTGACACTCCGCTATCCGATTCGCGCCTGCTTTTCAGGGAGCAAGTTGCGTTTCCATTTTTCTAACCTCACGGGCACAAACTCCGTACAAATTAGCGAAGCATACGTCGCAAAGTCCGTGCAATCCCTAGACGCTGCGCAGTCTTCAGCTACATCCGCAAACACTCAAGCATATTCTCCACGCGCAATTACTTTCGGCGGGCAAACTTCTGCCACCATCCCCGCAGGCGAAGAAATTCTGAGTGACGAGATCCCATTTGACGTGACTGCAGGCGAATCATTCGATGTGAGCCTTTACTTTGCAGATTTCACACAAATGAACGCCGGCACAGCTATCACGGGCCCGCTTTCTGGCGGCAAGTACAGCTACGGCAATTTTGCAAAGTCGGCCACACTCCCCGATGACCTCACGCGCAAAACAAACTGGATTTATTTTCTCAACACGATTGACATTTTCACTGAAGAAAAGAACTTCGCACTTGTCTGTTTTGGCGATTCCATCACGGCACAAGATTGGCCCGACTACCTCACGCTCCGTTGCGCACGAGAAGGTTTCAACAACGTTGCCATCATTCGTCGCGCTGTGAGCGGCACACGCATTCTCCGCGAATACAGTTGCATCACCTACGCCGCTTACGGTCTCAAAGGCGCTACGCGCTTCCCGATTGAAATGAATGTCGCAGGTGCCCGCACGGTCATCGTGCAACACGGCATCAACGATATCATCCACCCTGTCGGCGTCGAAGTCAACAAGTTCCGTCCGTGGAGCGATATGCCCACTGCAGACGATCTCATCAACGGTGTACGCTCGCTCTACATCACGCACGCGCGCAAACTCGGTCTCAAGATTTATAGCGGCACGCTCCTCCCGATTTACGGTTGGCGCACCTACAACGAAAATCGCGATATAATCCGCACGGCATTCAATGAATGGCTCCGCACCGCACCGGATTTCGACGGTTGCGTAGACTTCGACAAGGCTGTACGCGGTCACGACGATCCGAAAGCATTCGCAGCCGGATTCGACTCGGGCGATCACTTGCACCCGAGCGCCAAGGCGTACGAAGCGATGGCCGAATGCGTCCCCGAAGAATTGCTGAAATAA
- a CDS encoding SGNH/GDSL hydrolase family protein, which yields MSMSKFTQMLWGAALGCAVACGSAFAIMANPNVSIGKPLYVAGDVANDLNPLVYTDGKLDSNQITIVNDFALNVGQGPSKLFITWDTRGDEAWASQDYVYAQGCLHNLAIGSTLQNFKIMTSANSTNGVDGDWQIAAEIGESGAASRGIAIDFEGMSWFRILASTPAIYLEEVSAYDISNGGDDTWFFMGTSITQMGMKQYAVDSNFAQLIHARFPSYYPAMIRGGVACVTSQGVADALKYYAEYAGNVKYWAIEMGTNDAWVGNDYTVEQFTRNMQMIIDTAKAHGITPIIARMIATNPVYSGWQVPQEFLDAIDKLVRDNNLIPGPDFYNYFLAHPELISEDGVHPANPAGGAAMHRLWAEAVAPLYMNKKPEPVIGSNAGTIALKKMRDVKIALPKVTVDGRSISISRVNEPVNISIVDLTGHIVWKGRIGNPADGSLESSNLLSEVPAGNYIVKIRGATTSYKTRISIR from the coding sequence ATGTCGATGTCTAAATTTACACAGATGCTCTGGGGAGCTGCGCTTGGTTGTGCAGTCGCCTGTGGTAGCGCATTTGCTATTATGGCAAATCCCAATGTGAGCATAGGTAAGCCCCTCTACGTTGCGGGCGATGTGGCCAATGATTTAAATCCTTTGGTCTATACAGATGGTAAATTGGATTCTAACCAAATTACCATTGTGAATGATTTTGCGTTGAACGTGGGTCAGGGGCCGTCCAAGCTGTTCATCACGTGGGATACGCGTGGTGACGAAGCGTGGGCTAGCCAGGATTACGTGTATGCGCAGGGTTGCTTGCATAACCTTGCGATTGGTTCCACGTTGCAGAATTTCAAGATCATGACGTCTGCCAATTCCACAAACGGTGTGGACGGTGACTGGCAAATCGCTGCCGAAATTGGCGAGAGCGGTGCAGCCTCCCGTGGTATAGCCATTGATTTTGAAGGAATGTCCTGGTTCCGTATTTTGGCGTCGACTCCGGCAATTTATTTGGAAGAAGTCAGTGCATACGATATAAGCAATGGTGGAGACGATACATGGTTCTTCATGGGTACGAGTATCACGCAGATGGGCATGAAGCAGTATGCGGTGGACTCGAACTTTGCTCAGTTGATCCATGCGCGTTTCCCGAGCTATTACCCGGCGATGATCCGTGGCGGTGTCGCTTGCGTCACGAGCCAGGGCGTTGCCGATGCTTTGAAGTATTATGCGGAATATGCGGGTAACGTAAAGTACTGGGCGATTGAAATGGGTACGAATGACGCCTGGGTGGGTAACGATTATACCGTCGAGCAGTTCACGAGGAACATGCAGATGATTATCGATACCGCAAAGGCTCATGGGATTACCCCGATTATCGCCCGTATGATTGCGACAAACCCGGTGTACTCTGGCTGGCAGGTCCCCCAGGAATTCCTGGACGCGATCGATAAGCTGGTCAGGGATAACAACTTGATTCCGGGACCGGACTTCTACAACTATTTCTTGGCGCATCCGGAACTCATTTCTGAAGACGGTGTGCACCCGGCAAACCCGGCGGGTGGTGCGGCCATGCACCGCTTGTGGGCCGAAGCCGTGGCTCCGCTTTACATGAACAAGAAGCCGGAACCGGTGATTGGCTCGAATGCGGGTACTATTGCCCTCAAGAAGATGCGCGATGTGAAGATTGCGCTCCCGAAGGTCACGGTGGATGGCCGTTCTATCTCGATTTCCCGAGTGAACGAGCCTGTGAATATCAGCATCGTGGACCTGACGGGACACATCGTGTGGAAGGGTAGAATTGGTAACCCTGCGGACGGTTCGCTCGAGTCCTCGAACTTGCTGAGCGAAGTCCCTGCGGGTAACTACATCGTTAAGATTCGTGGCGCTACGACCTCGTATAAGACGCGAATCTCGATACGATAG
- the murJ gene encoding murein biosynthesis integral membrane protein MurJ, which translates to MNKAAIIVAVSMLLSRVLGIFREMLLAHAAGVSLEKNALDLAFMIPDILNHVVSTGFLSIIFIPIFTGYKVAGDEKAGWKFFSNVLNTFGLALLILVIPAFIWMKELISLLTVDGVTPELLERATYYGRIILPGQIFIFVGSILVAVQHTRKQFLIPSLTGLIYNIAIVGGGAAGLALTNYTGNDYGLAGFAWGVPVGAFIGFFALQIFGAKRGGVHYEFIIEPKHPDIARYFKMMLPMSLGVGSMFGLEFIIRSFGANFGTSGISSLNYAYRVMYTLVAVFGFSVSVTSYPDMARLVKEGDFPQLNRKIWKSLSRMFCILIPAVVAVWALSFPAVRILFERGAFHRETTEAISEILRWYLPVSLGLCLQAVLVRSFYACERMWVPTLLNTGIFAATIPAYILLGAPEVGLGIKSVPIIGATGAILQVISMIFMWAKKNGTDGMKEALFNMARALIAFGIMIAAAVGLDHISGDFVRNSGFVTLVVYACAAGIALFTLTLIIQRYLGSKDAKDILNELLGKVLRKLHLAH; encoded by the coding sequence ATGAATAAAGCCGCTATTATTGTTGCCGTTTCGATGCTCCTGAGCCGCGTACTCGGGATTTTCCGTGAAATGCTCCTTGCCCACGCCGCCGGCGTGTCGCTCGAAAAAAACGCCCTTGACCTCGCTTTCATGATTCCAGACATCCTGAATCACGTGGTCAGCACCGGATTTTTGTCCATTATATTTATTCCGATTTTCACGGGCTACAAAGTCGCAGGTGACGAAAAAGCAGGCTGGAAGTTCTTCAGCAACGTGCTCAACACGTTTGGGCTTGCGCTTTTGATTCTCGTGATTCCGGCGTTCATCTGGATGAAGGAACTCATCTCGCTCTTGACCGTCGATGGCGTGACGCCCGAGCTTTTGGAACGCGCAACTTATTACGGACGCATTATCCTTCCGGGGCAGATTTTCATCTTTGTCGGCAGCATCCTTGTCGCGGTTCAGCACACTCGCAAGCAGTTCCTGATTCCCTCCCTCACTGGTCTTATTTACAACATCGCCATTGTGGGCGGCGGTGCCGCAGGCCTTGCCCTCACGAATTACACCGGCAACGATTACGGTCTCGCCGGATTTGCCTGGGGCGTTCCGGTCGGCGCATTCATCGGATTTTTCGCACTCCAGATTTTTGGCGCCAAACGTGGCGGCGTCCATTATGAATTTATCATTGAACCGAAGCACCCAGATATCGCGCGCTATTTCAAGATGATGCTCCCGATGTCTCTTGGCGTGGGTTCCATGTTCGGCCTTGAATTTATCATCCGTAGCTTCGGTGCAAACTTTGGCACAAGCGGCATTTCGAGCCTCAACTACGCTTACCGCGTCATGTACACGCTCGTTGCCGTCTTTGGATTCTCGGTCAGCGTCACAAGCTACCCCGACATGGCGCGTCTCGTCAAGGAAGGCGACTTCCCACAACTCAACCGCAAAATCTGGAAAAGCCTCTCGCGCATGTTCTGCATTTTGATTCCGGCAGTTGTCGCCGTGTGGGCTTTGAGCTTCCCGGCCGTGCGCATCCTCTTTGAACGTGGCGCATTCCACCGCGAAACGACCGAAGCGATTTCTGAAATTCTCCGCTGGTACTTGCCCGTGAGCCTTGGGCTTTGCCTGCAGGCGGTTCTCGTCCGCAGCTTCTACGCTTGCGAACGCATGTGGGTCCCGACACTTTTGAACACCGGCATTTTTGCAGCGACCATCCCGGCCTACATTTTGCTTGGCGCCCCAGAAGTGGGGCTTGGCATCAAGAGCGTCCCGATTATTGGCGCTACAGGCGCCATCCTGCAAGTGATTTCGATGATTTTCATGTGGGCTAAAAAGAACGGCACCGACGGCATGAAAGAAGCGCTTTTCAACATGGCACGCGCGCTTATCGCATTTGGCATCATGATTGCAGCCGCAGTCGGCCTTGATCACATTTCTGGAGACTTTGTCCGCAATTCAGGATTTGTAACGCTCGTCGTTTACGCCTGCGCTGCAGGAATCGCGCTCTTTACGCTCACGCTCATCATCCAGCGTTACCTCGGCAGTAAAGACGCGAAGGACATCCTGAACGAGCTTTTAGGAAAGGTTCTCCGCAAGCTGCATTTGGCTCATTAA